The DNA window GTCTTACAAGAACCTCTCTTATCCACTGGTGACCCTGACCGGATGGCTGCATAGTCAGGCCTTCCTGAATTATGTTGCCCTTGTTGTCATACTTTGTGAGCTTCTTTGCAAATTCAACCATCTCTGCGAAAGTCGTTGGTGGAGCCTCAGGATCGAGACCAGCTTCTGCAAAGAGATCCTTGTTCCAGAAGAGTGCGAGGGACCTTACAGCAGTCGGAAGGGCGTATGGGATCCCGTCGAACTCGATTCCTTTGGAGACGAACGGGAAAAACTCACTGCTGAGATATTCGGGAGAGAATTCCGCTTCGGGAAGAGGAACAAGGTATCCAGAAGTGACGTAAAGTGGAATCCATCCGTAGAAGAGAGTGAGAACATCCGGCCCGACTCCGGCAGGAACAGATACCGCGACCTTTTCGTTGAAATTCTCGTAAGGGAAAGTAACGTGCTCTACTTCAATTCCCGGATTCTGTTTTTCGAACTCTTCGATCAGCTGATCCACCAGTTTCACTTTCGTTTCATAATAGTACTGCCAGTAAGTTATTTTTACTGCACCGGCAAAACCGGCAAAGACAACCGAAAGTACCAGCAATAATAACAGTGCTCTTTTCATTTACTACCCACCTCCAAAATTGTGATGTAGCTCACACTTCCATGAAGACTTTTCTTTGAACATTGCACACAGCTCCTAACGAAACCCCCATTTCACCAAGTTCCCCACGCTTAAAAGTCACGCGTTCCAGTATTTCAGCGGGAACGGTTTTCTTCAGTACAGGCATTATTAGACTGAGTATCCTGTCGTATTGGTTGTAACCGATTCCACCGGTTATGACAACAACATCTGGATCAAGCAGTGTGATGACATTCGCGATAACCACGCTCAGGTGCTCACAGGCCACCGTAACTATCTCTTTGAATCTCGGATTTCTGTCTGAATGATCAAACATCTGTGCGACCGATGGTTCGTTTTCGAATTCTGAAAGAAGCTTTTCAAATGCGTATCCCGAGAACCAGCTTTCAAGACTTCCAAATACGAAGCTCAAGTTCTTCTCTCTGCTCCAATCGGTTATCATGTATCCTATCTCTCCAGCAACTCCGCTTGATCCTTCGTAAAGCTCGTTGTTTATGATCAATCCTGCACCCGTCCCCGTGCCGAGAGCGGTCAGAAAAACGTTCCTACATCCTCTTGCAGCTCCTGCCCACAGTTCCCCCAAAGCGTTAAGTGTAACATCGTTCGCAACGAATGTCGGAACCTCGAATTTCTCTTCGATATAACTCCGCAGATTCACTTTTCGAAGACCGAATGCGGGCATATAGAAGATGCTTCCACTCTCTGGATCAACAGTACCCGGAACTCCGATTCCAATTCCCATTACTTTCGAGACCGGTACTTTCATCACCTTGAGTATTGACTTCTCGACAAGCTCCAGAAATGCCTTTTCGTCGGATATCGACTTTGTGGAGAACTTTACTTTTTCGACTATTTTGCCGTCAAGATCCGACAGAATAGAGATCAGTTTGTTACCTCCGACGTCGACACCAACTACGTACTTGTAATCGGGAACGAAAGATAAGAGCATGGGTTTCTTCCCGCCGCGATTTGAACTCTCACCTTCTTTTACTTCGACTATTGAACCCTGAGAGATGAAGTTGTTCACGACGACAGATACAACTGGCTTGCTAAGGCCACTCTTCCTGGATATGTCTGCCCTGGAAATCAGTCCCTCATTTCTGACTATTCGCATTATTTTTTCTTCAGTTTCACGTAAGCATCGACTCACTCGAATCACCTTTGTTTTGTTAAGTAGCTTAACTTACTAACATTATACATCGAATGGACTCTTATCAAATAACGGGAATACTGGTGAGCTGAGCTGAACAAAGAGCGATAAAGACAAATAAAATCAATTATCGTTAGTTTTCTCGACATTTGATACTTTAAAGAACCGGGGACCTTTGGGGCCCCCGGATTCTCTAACTGCCTCATTTCACCTTTGGTAAACTCAACATATTCGCGAAGACTCTGTAGCCGCCCGGTACAAGATAATCAAGCTGCCTGTACCATACGAGCGCTGTATAGATGTATGTTCCTTCTCCGTAGTTCGCAATCAATAGTGAACCTGGCTCGATATCTTCACCGGGGTCATCGGTGTCAATCAACGGAGTGAACTCAGGAGTCCATTCATTCGGGAAGTAGAGACCTCTTTCCTGCTTCCAGCCTTCCCAATCTGAATCTCCAATCACATTCGGCCAGTTGAAGATCGGGTGATCTGGGACAAGTATCTTCATCTCTGCTTCTTCGACTGTAACTCTGTTTCTGCTGATAGTGAAATCGAAGGGAGCCCAGCTACTATTATATTCGCCTGTCTTATGATACTGAACAAGAAGGTTTCCACCATTGAATACGTACTCATTAAGTCGTGCAGAATTTGCCCCGATATCCGGTCTGGTTGTGGCTGCCCTCATGCCAATAACTATTGTGTCGTATTGACTGAGATCACCTGAAGCAAGATCAGCAGGACTCAATTCAGTAACATCCACTCCCATCTGTCTCAGGTACACTGTGTTTATATCCAGTCCACCATCCACATAACCAACCTTCAGATCAGCGGCAACTTTCACATCAATAACTGCAACGCTGAAGATCGAAGGCTTGTAGAGATATTTCGTTTCGATGTGAGGATATGCAATGACCTGGAAGCCTTCGTTGAAGACCTCTCCATCAACTATGGCTTCTACAACGATTTCGGATTCGCCAAGAGGTGCGTTGGCTGGAATCCTGAAATCAATCTGCATCGACTTGATTTCGCCCTCCTTGCTCAGAGAGAATGATGTATCTTGGGTTACAATTACCCAACCGGAGGGGAGCTCCAGGTCGACTGTTCCGGAAATGGCTTCTTTCGAGTTGTTTTGAATCTTTACGGTAATCGTTTTCGTCACTGCCGAAGAAGATGCCGGAGCCATCAATCTTTCAGGATCCATTGATACAGAGACCTTCGGAACCACTCTGACATCTGCCGTCGATTCTGTCCAGACTGATTTTCCCATCACATCCCATACCGCCACTGCGCTGATCGGATTTTCATCGAAAGCGTCAGTGTAAGCAGCATCTTCTGCGACGGTTACGTTGAACTTGGCCTGTCCGTTGGTATTGAACTTTATGGATTCGAAGACTACGCTTTCCACATCTGTCGTCCAACCCTTGGGAAGCGCCAAGTATAACTCGGCCTTGTCAACGATTTCCTGACCGAGGTTCCAGAAAGTTGCAGTGACTTCGAAGCTCTGGCCAGGTATTACCGCAGAGTCGTTGCCTGTGACAATGAGTTTTGTCGAGAAGACTTCACGAGCCGCGGCCAGGAAGTCGGCCTCTTTCATGGTTAGTCTTTCAATCAGCAATTCCTTGTTGGAGTCTGAGAGATTCGATTCCTCTGCAAATGCAATCATTTCTCTTACAAGTGACAGTCCTTCGAGAACTTCATCGCCAATTCCAGTCGGATCCAACGCATTGAATCCGGCAAGAATGGAACTTGTGATACCGTTCAATTCAAGGAGCATTCCGTCTATCTTTGCGATCACCGAAAAATCTCCTTCTATACCGTTAGATATTGCCTTCAAGGAGAAATCCATGTGATCAAGAAATCCTGCTTCTTCCATTCCGAAAACACTGCTCAAAAGTACATAGTTTGAGTAGGCATCTCCAGGTGTTCCGAGGCTTCCGGCCATTCCCTGGCACTGGTGACTGCCACGTGCTATACGTCCTATCTGGTTGTAGGAGTAGCCAAGCATGTGATTGTACTCACCGGTATTGACTCTTATACCACCGGACCCAGCCTGATAGAACTTCTTAACCTGCCATACCTGAAGCCCTGCTTCGAGCTGTTCGGGGTACATGTTAGGATCTGCAGCTGCCAAAACAGCTTCCGGTACAAGTTCGCCGCAAGCCTGGTGATGGCCGTGACCTCCGGTCGGGGCATGTCTGCCCAGTAAAATATCCGGTTTGTAGATTCTAATGAGTTCGACTAGATTCCCGACTATCGTTTCTCTGTCCCAGTTTGGATCGTTGAAAGTCTCTTCGGCTGTTTTCGAGTAGCCGAAATCGTAAGCGCCGAAATGCAGCTGTTTTCCTCCATCAATTACCCTTGCCGATGCCAGTTCTTGTGATCGCAAAACTCCAAGGGCATCGTAAAGTTCAGGCCCGATCTCGTTCTGACCACCTTGTCCCCAGTTTGAAACAAGGTAGTAGCTGTCGAGATGCAGTCCCTTGGCAAGATAGGCGAGCATCCCGTTGTCTTCGTCATCGGGGTGAGCACCGACCATGAATACCGTACCAAATACAGGAAGTTTCTGAAGCGCAAGTATTGTCTTTGCAAGACCTGTTTCCGGTATCGCTTCGAACACGTAGCTCTTGGCGAGACCGGTAAAAACAATCAAGCACAAAAGCACCAGTAAAATCAGACTTTTCTTCATTCTCATACCTCCTTTTTTCTAGCAACGGACTTACTTGGAGACGGGAACACCTAAACGAAATCACGTTAGTAAACTTGCCTAACTTATTACATTGATAATTGTACCTTAATCACAACTCTCTAAAGAAATGAGATAATACTAGTTTTTACTTAAGAACAAAGCCTTTAGTAGTGATTTAGTAAGAATGAAGGTTCTGATTGATTCACTATGTCTCGTTTGACTGTTGTCGTTATACATGTATTGAAAATTGCGCATAGATGTTTTTCGTTCTCTCATTCGAAGTAGATCTTACGGTTGCCAGTCCAAAATAGAGAAGAGTTCGAGAAAGGCAGCAAGTGATTCGCCCAAATGATGGCGAATTCTAGACTTTTTAGATTTCTTGTTCCAACAAAGAGAAGATCTCCAAAGCCTACTCCCGAAGCATGAAGAGGAAGAGAAGTGTACTTCATTTTGTCAGCTCAGTGTTTTCATAGACCTCTTTTATGTTATCTTTCAGTGCTCGCTCAGTGCACTCCCATAACCATCTCAGACATTTCGAACCACATTCTGGCTCGAAGGCTTGCGGTATGTAAAACGCTCCGGAAGTTAACATTAATAACACATCACTTTGGCTTCACACCTACAGATTCTAATAAATGGGTGCAAGTCGCGGTGATTTAATGACTTACCTTTATGAAACTCCTATTAGATCGAATAACCGCGATTCGCTTACTTCTTGTCCAACCATTGGGGGTCAGAGGGCTGCCTCAATTATGGGTAGTAACGAGGCGGCAGGAGCTGTAATCAGAATAAGGAATTTCGCTCATCCTATCAGCGTGGCGAGAAAGATCCTGGAGGAAATTCCCCACCTAATGCTCTCTGGCAAGGGGGCCGAGATATTCGCCAGACTCATGGGATTCAAAGAGAAAAGCCCGGATGAGCAGCATGCAAATACTGATAATAGAGAAATCGAAAAGCTTCCGGAGGATTATAGAGAATTTGTTCGAAAGTACTCCAAACTGCTGGCTGAACAGAGAATCTTCTCTACTTTCGGAGCAGTAGCAATCAATTCAAAGGGACACATCGTCGCCAGAGCTTCGACCGGGGGAATGTCCTACGCGTTTCCGGGAAGGGTGGGAGATACTCCCGTCATAGGGGCCGGAACTTTCGCATCGAGATCTGCTGGAGCTTCGGCAACCGGACTTGGAGAGGGAATACTGAGAGTCGGAGTGACAAGAAAGCTCGTCGAGCTCGTCGAAGGTGGCCAAGTGGTTCAGGAAGCCTGCGACTGAGTTGTCGAGATTTGTTCTGAACGAGGCTTCCAATGTGGAGTGATCGCCCTGGATGACGAAGGGAACGCCGGTCTCTCCCATAACGGGTCTTTCGTGCCCATAATGTATTCCCGGTTTGACTGATCCGGAAGACAAAGATGGGATTCAAATGAACCAAAGGACTCTCAGCAAATTCGGGCTCACACATTCGCATAATAGAGGATCAGTAGACTCCTGAACGTGAGATCGTTGATTCTCCTTAATGGCGATTTCCAGTTCTCTTCAAGCGCCAAGCCTACATAAGAGTTCCAGTGAGTAAAGTAAGGATGAGGGAGCTTCTCCGCAAATCTTGCTCCGGATTTCCGGAGTACTAATCGGAGCCTGTCAATCTGTCTCTTGATCTCTGGAACTTCATTTGCAATACCCATTCTCGCAAGCAGCTCCATCCGGTGAACCACATCATCCCCCCTTTGAATCAAGCTTCCTTTCTCTACAAACAAACAGACCGCTAAGTTGAACTTCGCTTGTATCAGAGGTGATTTGAGTCAGCAAGATTCTGTAAGGGTATTCTCACTTCAGGAAGGCTGAATGTTGCTCTCGACTCCACGGCAATCTAGAACCAGTGTGGCTGACTGTTAAATTCAAGAGGGACTCTACCGTTCTGTGATCGTCATTAGCGTCACCGATCAGCCCTAATAGAGTGCCGGCAACCTATGACAAAGTGAATTCTAGCACGCCTTAATCAGCCTTCAGAGCTCTTTTCGTATGAAGAGTTTATCTTCTAGCCACGGGCCTTGTAGAATGAATCGAATCCAACCGCTGCCAAAATTACAAGTCCTTTGAACACATATTGAACATAAAGATCTATTCCGATCAAGTTGAAAGCATTGGTTATCATCGTCAGCAACAACGCCCCAATGAGAGTTCTCACGACTGAACCTTCTCCCCCGGACACGCTTGTACCGCCGATTACTGCAGAAGCTATCGCATCCAGCTCATAGCCCTGGCCGGCAAGAGGCGTAACCGAAAGCAGCCTGGATGCGTAGACAACTCCTGACATTGCAGCCATTACTCCTCCGGCAACGAAGGTCAGGGTCATGTAGAAGTCGACTTTGATTCCGGAGAGTCTGGCCGCCTCTTTGTTCCCACCTATCGCACAGGAGTACCGACCGAATTTCGTCTTAACAAGAATGAACTGACCCAGAGCTACTAGGATCAGCAGCAGAATTATTGGAAAGGGAATCGGCCCTATGTAGCCATTGCCGATGAAAGCAAACCCTTCTGAATCGACATAAAGAGGATAACCGCCTGTATACATATAAACGATTCCTCTTATGATCGTCATAGTTCCCAGAGTGGCAATGATTGGCGGGATATGAATCTTCGAGCAAAGGAATCCATTTGCAGCTCCAAAGGCGGCACCAACTAGCAAAACGACAATCACTGCGAAGAACCAGTGCATAGAAGACTGGAGTCCAACCGCCATAGCGGCGGAAAGAGCCAGCAGTGAACCGACCGAGATATCGAACCCGCCGCCGATAATGACAAATGTGGAGCCGATAGCCATTATACCGATTATCGAACTTTGCCTGAATATGTTTATGATATTTCTCCAAGATAGAAAGTTGGGTGTCATAAGTGAGATGACCAGCGCCAACACAAAGAATGCGATAATGATTTTGTACTTTCCTAGAAAGCTTGTCAACTTCGACTTAACAGCGGGTCCTGACATTCAACTCACCACCTGATTATCTAGATGCTCTTGTTTTCCGCTCAACGCTTTCTTCAGGATCTCGTCCTGGCGAGCTCCGCGTTTGAATTCTCCTACGACCTCTCCATCTGCTATCACAAGGATTCTGTCGGATACTCTCTGAACTTCCGGCACTTCAGAGGAAATAAAGATAACTGAGAAGCCGTTCTCGGCAAGCTCTCTTACAATCGAGTAGATCTCACTCTTTGCCTTCACATCGATTCCCTGAGTCGCCTCGTCCATGATCAGCAATTTTGGATTGGTCAGCAGCCACTTTGCAATTACGACTTTCTGCTGGTTGCCTCCGCTAAGAAACTTCGTCTGCTGATGTATCGAAGCAAGCCGGATGTTAAGCCTTTCCCTGTATTCATTCGCCTTAACATATTCTCTCTTCGTCAGGATCAATCCGGGCGTCGCAGTGAAATCGCTTATCGAAGGGAGAGTGATATTTTTGAAAACCTCGAAAAGCATTATGAGACCGTCGGATTTCCTGTCTTCGGGTATTAACGCTATCCCTGCATTTATGGCATCTACCGGCGAGTTTAGATTCACTCTCTTGCCCTCAACAGTTATCTCGCCGCTGTCTGCTTTCTCGGCACCGAAAATCGCCCTGGCCAGCTCCGTTTTTCCCGAGCCGGTGAGACCGGTAATTCCAAGCACTTCACCGGGATAGACTTCGAATGAGATATCCCTTACTCTAGGCAACTTTTGAATGTTCCTTACAGATATGACGGGTGGAAGGTCGTACTTTGCTGAACTCGAAATAACTTCGATGTCATGAAAGACTTCACCGACCATTAGATTGACGATCTCTTCTCTGTCAGTCTCAGCAGTATTCAGAGTGGAGACCTTCCTGCCGTCTCTGAGGACTGTAATTCTATCGGTAATTCTGAAAACCTCTTCCAGAATATGGGTGATATACAGGATCGAAATTCCCTTGCTTCTAAGTTGAGAGATGATCTTGAAGAGATGATCGGCCTCTTCCTTCGAAAGCGAGGCCGTCGGCTCGTCCATGATCACAACCCTCGAATTCCTGGAAAGTGCCTTCATGATTTCCACAACCTTCTGCTGTGCCACCCCGAGCCTGAATATCTTCTCGTTCGGTGAGAGATCAAATCCATACGACTCACAAAGGCTGCGAAATCTCTTTCTCATCTTCTTTTCTGAAAGCAGGCCCGAGACCTGCATCTCGTCACCGAGGAATATGTTCTGCTCGACGGTGAATTTGGGAATGAGGCTCCTCTCCTGATAGATAACGCTTATTCCCTGCCTGAAAGATTCCGTTGGAGATGAGAAGCTGGTTTCCTTCCCGTCGTAGAGAATGGTCCCCGAATCTTTCTGATAAGCTCCTACAATGCATTTTGTGAGCGTCGACTTTCCCGATCCATTCTCTCCCAGAAGAGCGTGGACCTCCCCCTCTCTCACATCCATGTCTACCTTGTCAAGAGCCTGAACACCGGGAAAGCTCTTGGATATTTCCTTCACTTCGAGAATCAGTCTAGAGCCGGCAGTGTCTCTATTCAACGCAATCACCCACATACTCGAGAATTGCATCACTTATGTGTCTTATATCCCAGGAGAGAACAAACCCATCATGGCCTTTTCTAAGAGTTGCCTCTACATAATTCGTGACTTCCTCCAGGCCTACCGAACACACGGGGGGGAGATTGACCGCTTCAAAGCCGGGAAAGATCCTCGTTACTGGATTGAGATTCATCTGGTCGATCTTATTCAGCTCGAGTTCATAGTTCTTCTGATCGATGCCTTTCATTCTTACTTCTTCAAAGCTTTCAGGCAATACAAGGCCGGTCAGCTCTCCGATAATCTCGAGCGCTTCTCTCTCCGAAAGTTGTGAGGCGTGCTCCACGAGAATCTTTGCCAGAGAGAGAAGTTCCATCGGAAGTCCGGCCGGCCCCATTGTTTTACAGTAAACCATCGGCTTCATCCAATCCACATGCCTGGATATCCTCTCGTAATCCTGCGAAACGAAATTTCGAAGCGAAGGGGAGAAAAGATCCACCCCCACTTCAAGGCCCAGATTTCTCGCCCTGTCGGCATATGAAGTTAACAGTTGGAGCACCGATGACTTTCTGAACTCGAGAAATTCCCCAGTAATTCTATAGAACTCTTTGAGAGTGTCGAGTACTTCGTCCATTCCCCCCTTCGAACCGAGCTTTTTCATAAAACCGTGAATAGCCTCCTCAAAGGCTGAACCCGTTGCGCTCGATCTCTCTTTGCAGGTGTCGCAGAAGCAGGTAAGCATCTCTCCTATCCCATTGGCCGGCGAAGGAAAACGGATCCTGTCGAGAAAGACACCGTCGAAGTCGGCAAGGCCAAGAATTTCTTCGAAGCGGCTTAGAAAAGCCTCCTCTTGCCTTACCTTGTTGGGGCAAAGAAATTTAAACTCCTCACCGCCCGCCTTTTGGGATTCCAGTATCTCCGACCAACCGCTGTCTAACGTTCTGACGATTTTGAAGGCGTCCGTGTCGAAATCTGCTGGAGTGTCTGCAAGTATGGGATACCAGAGATGCGGAGAAATCCCAACATCTCTGCAAATCAAAACAAGCGAGGAAAGATATTTGGGCCGGACCGACCAGATAATGAGCTTTTGTAGTCCTGCCTTTTTTGCCTTCGAAAGTTTCTCTGTAAGGCTTCTGGAATTATCCCTGGAGAGCTCCTCATTTAAAAACAGCTGTGAGAGGATATTGATCTTACCTGCTTCAGACATCAGCGACCTCCTGTCGTATTTCTCTTACATTTCCGGTTCGAAATCGGCCACGTTATCCTTTGTGACTATTACCTGCTGAATCTCAACGAACTTCGGCACTTCCTGGCCGGTCAGGTACAGATGGGCAGTCTCAACTGCTTTGTAGCCTTCTTCAATAACCGAGAAATACGTGGAAGCGTAAACGTCACCGGCTTCGATGTAAGGAACGAGCTCTTTCGCATACTCCAGGCCCAAAACCACTACGTCAGTGATCCCTCTCTCCTTGAGTGCCATCGATGCCGCTATAGCTCCCGACCACCACTGGCATGCGACGACGTCGACATTTCTGCTACTCTGAAGGAAAGCCTCCATGAATGCAAGTGTTCCTTCCTTTGTCCAGCCGTCGATAGGGCGCTTTTCAATTATGTTCCAGGAAGGATTTCTTTCAGCGACAGAGAGAAAACCCTCTTCTCTCATTCTCTGGGCAGTTGTACCGGGATTACCTTCTATAAGAATTATGTCGATATCGGCGTTCCCAAAGAGCTTCTCGACAAATTCTGCCTGGACTACCCCTGATCCTATCTCAGAACGACCTATGTGGCTAATGACACCTGGATACTTGCCTTCAGGATCTGTTCCGATACTGTTTGTGAATGTGATCAATGGAATTCCCGCTTCGTTGCAGCGAGTTACCGCAGTTCGAAGTGCCATGTTATCCGCCGCGCAAAGCAACACGAGATCCACACCTCTTGCGATGAAGTTCTCAACCTGAGACAGCTGCTTGCCTGCATCCCATTCTGCATCGGCATAGATCAGGTTAAGTCCAAATTCCTGAGCGGCCGCATCCAACCCTACTCTCTGAACGCTGAAGAATTCAACGGTTCCGGGAAGCAAAACTGCAACGTCCGTCGCAAAGAGAATTCCTGCCATTAGAACGAAGATCAAAGCTAGTAGAACAGTAATCTTTCTCATAGGTACCTCCTCCTGTAGTGTCTTGCATTCAAAATCCTGAAGTT is part of the Mesotoga sp. UBA6090 genome and encodes:
- a CDS encoding extracellular solute-binding protein, which translates into the protein MKRALLLLLVLSVVFAGFAGAVKITYWQYYYETKVKLVDQLIEEFEKQNPGIEVEHVTFPYENFNEKVAVSVPAGVGPDVLTLFYGWIPLYVTSGYLVPLPEAEFSPEYLSSEFFPFVSKGIEFDGIPYALPTAVRSLALFWNKDLFAEAGLDPEAPPTTFAEMVEFAKKLTKYDNKGNIIQEGLTMQPSGQGHQWIREVLVR
- a CDS encoding ROK family transcriptional regulator yields the protein MIRVSRCLRETEEKIMRIVRNEGLISRADISRKSGLSKPVVSVVVNNFISQGSIVEVKEGESSNRGGKKPMLLSFVPDYKYVVGVDVGGNKLISILSDLDGKIVEKVKFSTKSISDEKAFLELVEKSILKVMKVPVSKVMGIGIGVPGTVDPESGSIFYMPAFGLRKVNLRSYIEEKFEVPTFVANDVTLNALGELWAGAARGCRNVFLTALGTGTGAGLIINNELYEGSSGVAGEIGYMITDWSREKNLSFVFGSLESWFSGYAFEKLLSEFENEPSVAQMFDHSDRNPRFKEIVTVACEHLSVVIANVITLLDPDVVVITGGIGYNQYDRILSLIMPVLKKTVPAEILERVTFKRGELGEMGVSLGAVCNVQRKVFMEV
- a CDS encoding NEW3 domain-containing protein, translated to MKKSLILLVLLCLIVFTGLAKSYVFEAIPETGLAKTILALQKLPVFGTVFMVGAHPDDEDNGMLAYLAKGLHLDSYYLVSNWGQGGQNEIGPELYDALGVLRSQELASARVIDGGKQLHFGAYDFGYSKTAEETFNDPNWDRETIVGNLVELIRIYKPDILLGRHAPTGGHGHHQACGELVPEAVLAAADPNMYPEQLEAGLQVWQVKKFYQAGSGGIRVNTGEYNHMLGYSYNQIGRIARGSHQCQGMAGSLGTPGDAYSNYVLLSSVFGMEEAGFLDHMDFSLKAISNGIEGDFSVIAKIDGMLLELNGITSSILAGFNALDPTGIGDEVLEGLSLVREMIAFAEESNLSDSNKELLIERLTMKEADFLAAAREVFSTKLIVTGNDSAVIPGQSFEVTATFWNLGQEIVDKAELYLALPKGWTTDVESVVFESIKFNTNGQAKFNVTVAEDAAYTDAFDENPISAVAVWDVMGKSVWTESTADVRVVPKVSVSMDPERLMAPASSSAVTKTITVKIQNNSKEAISGTVDLELPSGWVIVTQDTSFSLSKEGEIKSMQIDFRIPANAPLGESEIVVEAIVDGEVFNEGFQVIAYPHIETKYLYKPSIFSVAVIDVKVAADLKVGYVDGGLDINTVYLRQMGVDVTELSPADLASGDLSQYDTIVIGMRAATTRPDIGANSARLNEYVFNGGNLLVQYHKTGEYNSSWAPFDFTISRNRVTVEEAEMKILVPDHPIFNWPNVIGDSDWEGWKQERGLYFPNEWTPEFTPLIDTDDPGEDIEPGSLLIANYGEGTYIYTALVWYRQLDYLVPGGYRVFANMLSLPKVK
- a CDS encoding isoaspartyl peptidase/L-asparaginase — encoded protein: MGSNEAAGAVIRIRNFAHPISVARKILEEIPHLMLSGKGAEIFARLMGFKEKSPDEQHANTDNREIEKLPEDYREFVRKYSKLLAEQRIFSTFGAVAINSKGHIVARASTGGMSYAFPGRVGDTPVIGAGTFASRSAGASATGLGEGILRVGVTRKLVELVEGGQVVQEACD
- a CDS encoding ABC transporter permease, coding for MSGPAVKSKLTSFLGKYKIIIAFFVLALVISLMTPNFLSWRNIINIFRQSSIIGIMAIGSTFVIIGGGFDISVGSLLALSAAMAVGLQSSMHWFFAVIVVLLVGAAFGAANGFLCSKIHIPPIIATLGTMTIIRGIVYMYTGGYPLYVDSEGFAFIGNGYIGPIPFPIILLLILVALGQFILVKTKFGRYSCAIGGNKEAARLSGIKVDFYMTLTFVAGGVMAAMSGVVYASRLLSVTPLAGQGYELDAIASAVIGGTSVSGGEGSVVRTLIGALLLTMITNAFNLIGIDLYVQYVFKGLVILAAVGFDSFYKARG
- a CDS encoding sugar ABC transporter ATP-binding protein, whose protein sequence is MIALNRDTAGSRLILEVKEISKSFPGVQALDKVDMDVREGEVHALLGENGSGKSTLTKCIVGAYQKDSGTILYDGKETSFSSPTESFRQGISVIYQERSLIPKFTVEQNIFLGDEMQVSGLLSEKKMRKRFRSLCESYGFDLSPNEKIFRLGVAQQKVVEIMKALSRNSRVVIMDEPTASLSKEEADHLFKIISQLRSKGISILYITHILEEVFRITDRITVLRDGRKVSTLNTAETDREEIVNLMVGEVFHDIEVISSSAKYDLPPVISVRNIQKLPRVRDISFEVYPGEVLGITGLTGSGKTELARAIFGAEKADSGEITVEGKRVNLNSPVDAINAGIALIPEDRKSDGLIMLFEVFKNITLPSISDFTATPGLILTKREYVKANEYRERLNIRLASIHQQTKFLSGGNQQKVVIAKWLLTNPKLLIMDEATQGIDVKAKSEIYSIVRELAENGFSVIFISSEVPEVQRVSDRILVIADGEVVGEFKRGARQDEILKKALSGKQEHLDNQVVS
- a CDS encoding sugar ABC transporter substrate-binding protein, with translation MRKITVLLALIFVLMAGILFATDVAVLLPGTVEFFSVQRVGLDAAAQEFGLNLIYADAEWDAGKQLSQVENFIARGVDLVLLCAADNMALRTAVTRCNEAGIPLITFTNSIGTDPEGKYPGVISHIGRSEIGSGVVQAEFVEKLFGNADIDIILIEGNPGTTAQRMREEGFLSVAERNPSWNIIEKRPIDGWTKEGTLAFMEAFLQSSRNVDVVACQWWSGAIAASMALKERGITDVVVLGLEYAKELVPYIEAGDVYASTYFSVIEEGYKAVETAHLYLTGQEVPKFVEIQQVIVTKDNVADFEPEM